A genomic segment from Pseudomonas sp. M30-35 encodes:
- a CDS encoding ParA family protein codes for MRVWAVANQKGGVGKTTTSIALAGLLADAGKRVIVVDLDPHGSMTSYFGHDPDSLAHSSYDLFLHQGVVPAGLPKQLLLPTSHEQIALLPSSTALATLERQSPGKSGLGLVISKALTQLWGDYDYAIIDSPPLLGVLMVNALAASQQLVIPVQTEFLAVKGLERMVSTLAMINRSRKQALPYTIVPTLFDRRTQASMSTLRLLRNSYPDNLWQAYIPVDTRLRDASRAGQTPSQFDSKSRGTLAYRALLKHLLAHQLSAQVA; via the coding sequence ATGAGAGTTTGGGCAGTAGCCAATCAAAAAGGTGGGGTCGGTAAGACCACCACATCCATCGCACTGGCAGGTCTTTTGGCTGATGCCGGTAAGCGTGTGATTGTGGTCGATCTCGACCCTCACGGCTCAATGACAAGCTATTTCGGCCACGACCCGGATAGTCTCGCGCACAGCTCGTATGATTTGTTTTTGCATCAAGGCGTGGTGCCCGCTGGCTTGCCTAAACAGTTACTCTTGCCGACCAGTCATGAGCAAATTGCCTTGCTGCCATCAAGCACCGCACTGGCCACGCTGGAACGCCAGTCGCCGGGGAAGAGTGGTTTAGGTCTGGTCATCTCGAAGGCGCTGACCCAGCTCTGGGGCGACTATGACTACGCAATCATCGACAGTCCGCCCTTGCTCGGCGTGTTGATGGTCAATGCCTTGGCCGCCAGCCAGCAGTTAGTGATCCCGGTGCAAACAGAGTTTCTCGCGGTTAAAGGCCTGGAGCGCATGGTCAGCACGCTGGCGATGATCAACCGGTCACGTAAACAGGCGCTGCCGTATACCATTGTGCCGACCTTGTTTGATCGGCGTACCCAGGCGTCGATGTCGACCTTGCGCTTGCTGCGCAATAGCTACCCGGATAATTTGTGGCAAGCCTATATCCCTGTCGATACGCGTCTGCGTGATGCCAGCCGGGCAGGGCAGACGCCTTCTCAGTTCGACTCGAAAAGCCGTGGAACCTTGGCTTACCGTGCCCTGCTTAAGCATTTGCTGGCGCATCAGTTGTCTGCGCAGGTGGCTTGA
- a CDS encoding flagellar hook-length control protein FliK: MSEISSNRPLPAIPASNRPSSVASDMAVKLLQPLEGLLAKGESATAEVISLKQVAQSFQLMLKLTMGNGRQTTLEASSNRPIAQGTALTVTGLTDSKLLVALLAGGDKPLKRLDLNQIPAGTLIQGKVLSSEQIAQSKAQHAIYKVLVSLLNTSLAGSKLAIETPLSLKPGSLLSAQVMGNQSLNLLPLSGRLDQLVLNQQLQSQHNSQGSLQGLFKSLQGMSERADIPSGVRTSIDKLIGALPDGQQLSDAKGLSKALENSGAFLESKLLSPQTGALPTDLKANLLKLISQLQLNLPTQGAVPGAAAGAIMAQSLPALARNLLGNINQNSSKQQALNFPLPTRLLQALSEDGDLETLLKLAAAAVSRLQTHQLSSLAQSQVGPDGNILTTWQLELPMRNQQELVPVQLKIQRDEPQKSAAQEQKDMLWRIDLAFDLEPLGPVQVQTQLARGCLSSTLWAEQPSTAKLIDSELVNLRQRLVDAGLQVSDLSCAQGTPPQGPKTALQQRWVDETA, encoded by the coding sequence ATGAGCGAAATAAGCAGCAACCGACCATTACCTGCCATACCGGCGAGTAACCGCCCAAGCTCGGTGGCTAGCGACATGGCTGTAAAGCTACTACAGCCACTTGAAGGCCTACTGGCCAAAGGTGAAAGCGCCACAGCCGAGGTCATCAGCCTCAAACAAGTCGCTCAAAGCTTTCAGCTAATGCTCAAGCTAACCATGGGAAATGGCCGTCAGACGACGCTTGAGGCAAGCAGTAATCGTCCCATCGCCCAAGGCACTGCCCTGACGGTTACCGGATTAACAGACAGCAAGCTGCTGGTGGCCCTGCTAGCAGGTGGCGACAAGCCGCTTAAACGCCTTGATCTCAATCAGATACCGGCCGGCACGCTGATCCAGGGCAAAGTGCTCAGCTCCGAGCAAATAGCCCAGAGCAAAGCCCAGCATGCGATATACAAAGTATTGGTCAGCCTTCTCAACACCTCGTTGGCAGGTAGCAAGCTGGCAATCGAAACGCCCCTGTCCCTAAAACCGGGCAGCCTACTTAGCGCGCAGGTAATGGGTAACCAATCGCTCAACCTGCTTCCGTTGAGCGGGCGCCTTGATCAGCTTGTGCTTAATCAACAATTGCAAAGCCAACACAACAGCCAAGGGTCGTTGCAGGGGTTATTCAAGTCTTTGCAGGGCATGAGCGAGCGGGCTGATATTCCCAGCGGGGTACGCACCAGCATCGATAAATTAATCGGCGCCTTGCCTGATGGTCAGCAGCTCAGTGACGCCAAAGGACTGAGCAAGGCACTGGAAAACAGCGGTGCATTTCTCGAAAGCAAACTGCTTAGCCCCCAAACCGGCGCCCTGCCAACGGATCTCAAAGCCAACCTGCTCAAGCTGATAAGCCAGTTGCAACTCAATCTACCGACTCAAGGTGCAGTGCCCGGGGCTGCGGCCGGCGCGATTATGGCCCAGTCACTGCCGGCCTTGGCGCGTAACCTGCTGGGTAATATCAATCAAAACAGTAGCAAACAGCAGGCGCTCAACTTTCCGTTGCCAACCAGACTCTTGCAAGCACTCAGTGAAGATGGCGACCTTGAAACCCTGCTCAAGCTTGCTGCTGCTGCGGTGTCTCGTTTACAAACCCATCAACTGTCCAGTTTGGCGCAGAGCCAGGTGGGGCCAGATGGCAATATTCTCACCACCTGGCAGCTGGAACTACCGATGCGCAACCAGCAAGAGCTGGTACCGGTGCAGTTAAAAATCCAGCGTGATGAGCCACAGAAATCTGCCGCCCAAGAGCAAAAGGATATGCTTTGGCGGATTGACCTGGCCTTCGACCTGGAACCGCTAGGCCCAGTACAAGTACAAACACAACTGGCACGCGGATGCCTGTCGAGCACTCTCTGGGCCGAACAGCCGAGCACCGCGAAGTTGATCGACAGTGAGCTGGTGAATTTACGTCAGCGCCTGGTTGATGCAGGGCTGCAGGTCAGTGATCTGTCCTGCGCACAAGGCACGCCACCGCAGGGCCCGAAAACTGCTTTGCAACAACGCTGGGTAGACGAAACCGCATGA
- a CDS encoding heme ABC transporter permease, which translates to MMNWTWFHKLGSPKWFYEISGRWLPWLIAAAAVLLVTGLVWGLVFAPPERYQGDSYRIIYIHVPAAFLAQACYLTMALAGAVGLIWKMKIADVALQQAAPVGAWLCFIALVTGAIWGKPTWGTYWVWDARLTSMLILLFLYFGVIALSQAISNRDSAAKACAVLALVGAVNIPIIQKSVEWWSTLHQPATFKITGKASMSAEMWMPLLLSVLGFYCLFIVLVLVRMRIEVLKRESRSAWAKAEVSRLLEVRS; encoded by the coding sequence CTGATGAACTGGACATGGTTTCACAAACTGGGTTCGCCCAAATGGTTTTATGAGATCAGTGGTCGCTGGCTACCGTGGCTGATCGCTGCTGCAGCGGTATTACTGGTCACGGGTCTGGTTTGGGGGTTGGTATTCGCCCCGCCTGAGCGCTATCAAGGTGATAGCTACCGAATTATCTACATTCACGTGCCTGCGGCATTTCTCGCCCAAGCCTGTTATCTGACCATGGCGCTTGCTGGTGCGGTTGGCTTGATCTGGAAGATGAAGATCGCCGACGTCGCCTTGCAACAAGCCGCGCCGGTGGGGGCTTGGCTGTGCTTTATCGCGCTGGTAACCGGTGCTATCTGGGGTAAGCCGACGTGGGGTACGTATTGGGTGTGGGATGCACGCTTGACGTCGATGCTGATCCTGCTGTTTCTGTATTTTGGCGTGATAGCGCTGAGCCAAGCTATTAGCAACCGTGACAGCGCAGCCAAAGCTTGTGCGGTACTGGCGTTGGTCGGTGCGGTGAATATCCCGATTATCCAGAAGTCGGTTGAGTGGTGGAGTACCTTGCACCAGCCAGCAACCTTCAAAATTACCGGTAAAGCCAGCATGAGCGCCGAAATGTGGATGCCGCTGCTGCTGTCGGTACTGGGTTTCTACTGCCTGTTTATCGTGCTGGTGCTGGTGCGGATGCGCATCGAGGTACTCAAGCGTGAGTCGCGCAGCGCATGGGCTAAAGCTGAAGTTAGCCGGCTGCTGGAGGTGCGCTCATGA
- the ccmE gene encoding cytochrome c maturation protein CcmE — protein MNAVRKKRLYIILALVAGVAIAVGLALSALKENINLFYTPTQIANGEAPQDARIRAGGMVTEGSLKRSADSLEVEFLVTDFAKSVPIRYRGILPDLFREGQGIVALGKLNADGVLIADQVLAKHDEKYMPPEVTKALEESGKLKPEGKEGGA, from the coding sequence GTGAACGCGGTTCGTAAAAAACGCCTGTATATCATCCTCGCACTGGTCGCTGGAGTGGCGATTGCAGTGGGTCTGGCGCTGTCAGCTTTGAAGGAAAATATCAATCTGTTCTATACGCCGACGCAGATCGCCAATGGCGAGGCGCCGCAGGATGCACGAATTCGTGCGGGCGGCATGGTCACGGAAGGTTCGCTCAAGCGCTCAGCAGATTCGTTGGAAGTCGAGTTTTTAGTCACCGATTTTGCCAAGAGCGTACCCATTCGTTATCGCGGCATCCTTCCGGACTTATTTCGTGAAGGGCAGGGCATCGTTGCGCTTGGCAAGCTCAATGCCGATGGTGTGTTGATCGCCGACCAAGTTCTGGCCAAGCATGATGAGAAATACATGCCGCCTGAAGTCACTAAAGCGCTTGAAGAAAGCGGCAAGCTGAAACCTGAAGGCAAGGAGGGGGGCGCATGA
- a CDS encoding DUF2802 domain-containing protein codes for MLEAALVVLALISVALIGACVWLHSQLKSTVALQVERDAARDVRIKELSKRLDTYLTGSIRMGEELHELRQTVAPLPDKVSQMEQRDPANLSFTQAARLVGLGASVDDLTQSCGLSKAEAELVSKLHQAKPNQV; via the coding sequence ATGCTTGAAGCTGCACTGGTGGTATTGGCCCTGATCAGCGTAGCGCTGATTGGCGCCTGCGTGTGGCTGCATTCTCAGCTCAAGAGCACAGTTGCCCTGCAGGTCGAACGCGATGCCGCGCGTGATGTGCGGATCAAAGAGCTGAGCAAACGCTTGGACACCTACCTCACCGGCAGTATTCGCATGGGTGAGGAATTACATGAGCTGCGCCAAACAGTGGCGCCGCTGCCAGACAAAGTTAGCCAAATGGAACAGCGCGACCCGGCTAACTTGTCCTTCACTCAAGCCGCCCGCCTGGTCGGTCTGGGTGCCAGTGTTGATGATCTCACGCAGTCGTGCGGCCTGAGCAAAGCTGAGGCCGAACTGGTCAGCAAGTTGCACCAGGCTAAACCGAATCAGGTTTAA
- a CDS encoding heme lyase CcmF/NrfE family subunit, protein MVPELGHLAMILALCMAIVQATLPMIGAWRGDHQWMSLAQPAAWGQFAFLLFSFACLTYAFMVDDFSVRYVASNSNSALPWYYKFSAVWGAHEGSLLLWALILGGWTFAVSIFSRQLPEEMLARVLGVMGIISVGFLLFLIVTSNPFARLLPNMPTDGRDLNPLLQDFGLIIHPPMLYMGYVGFSVAFSFAIAALLGGKLDAAWARWSRPWTIIAWAFLGVGIALGSWWAYYELGWGGWWFWDPVENASFMPWLVGTALIHSLAVTEKRGVFKSWTVLLAIAAFSLSLLGTFLVRSGVLTSVHAFASDPERGVFILAFLLLVVGGSLTLFAMRAPVVKSQVGFALWSRETLLLANNLILVVAASMILLGTLYPLVLDALTGAKLSVGPPYFNALFVPLMGLLMAVIAIGVLVRWKNTPVKWLLSMLLPVLLGSVTLGVIAAFAFGDFNWGVMAVCMLAAWVVLAGVRDIFDKTRNKGLFKGMRDLTRSYWGMQLAHFGMAVCALGVVLTSVGNLERDMRMAPGDQVEVGAYQFVFEGSKHREGPNFSADRGTMRVLEDGQQIAVLHPEKRFYTVQQSMMTEAAIDAGFTRDVFVALGEPLEDGAWAVRVHIKPFVRWIWLGALLMGLGGLLAAMDKRYRVKVRTRVRDALNMAGATA, encoded by the coding sequence ATGGTGCCAGAGCTCGGCCATTTGGCGATGATTCTGGCGTTGTGTATGGCCATTGTGCAGGCCACGTTGCCAATGATTGGGGCATGGCGTGGTGATCATCAATGGATGAGCCTGGCGCAACCCGCAGCCTGGGGCCAGTTTGCGTTTCTGCTGTTTTCATTCGCCTGCTTGACCTACGCCTTTATGGTCGACGACTTCTCGGTGCGTTACGTCGCCAGCAACTCCAACAGCGCTTTGCCTTGGTACTACAAGTTCAGCGCTGTTTGGGGCGCGCATGAAGGCTCACTGTTGCTTTGGGCGTTGATTCTGGGCGGTTGGACCTTTGCTGTTTCGATCTTCTCGCGGCAACTGCCGGAAGAGATGTTGGCGCGTGTGCTTGGCGTGATGGGCATTATCAGCGTTGGCTTCCTGCTGTTCCTGATCGTTACCTCAAACCCGTTCGCCCGCTTGCTGCCAAATATGCCAACTGACGGTCGCGACCTTAATCCGTTGTTGCAAGACTTTGGTTTGATCATCCACCCGCCAATGCTCTATATGGGTTATGTCGGCTTTTCCGTAGCATTCTCTTTCGCCATTGCGGCGCTGCTGGGCGGCAAGCTGGATGCTGCTTGGGCACGTTGGTCGCGGCCTTGGACCATTATTGCCTGGGCTTTTCTCGGTGTAGGTATCGCACTGGGTTCATGGTGGGCCTACTACGAGCTTGGCTGGGGTGGCTGGTGGTTCTGGGACCCGGTAGAAAACGCTTCGTTTATGCCGTGGTTGGTTGGCACCGCGTTAATCCACTCGCTGGCGGTCACTGAGAAACGTGGCGTGTTCAAGAGCTGGACGGTGTTGTTGGCTATTGCCGCATTCTCCCTGAGCTTGCTCGGCACCTTTCTGGTCCGTTCCGGTGTGCTTACGTCAGTACACGCCTTCGCCAGCGACCCGGAGCGTGGTGTATTCATTCTGGCGTTCTTGCTGTTGGTGGTTGGTGGCTCGCTGACACTGTTTGCGATGCGTGCGCCGGTGGTTAAAAGCCAGGTTGGCTTCGCGCTGTGGTCGCGTGAGACTTTGCTGCTGGCGAATAACCTGATTCTGGTAGTTGCTGCATCCATGATCCTGCTCGGTACTTTGTATCCTCTGGTGCTGGATGCGTTGACTGGGGCCAAGTTGTCAGTCGGTCCACCGTACTTCAACGCGCTGTTTGTGCCGTTAATGGGCCTGCTGATGGCGGTTATCGCTATTGGTGTGCTGGTGCGCTGGAAAAACACCCCAGTCAAATGGCTGCTGAGCATGCTGCTGCCGGTGCTGCTCGGCAGCGTGACGCTTGGCGTTATTGCCGCTTTTGCTTTCGGTGACTTCAACTGGGGCGTCATGGCTGTGTGCATGTTGGCCGCTTGGGTGGTGTTGGCCGGTGTGCGTGACATTTTTGATAAAACCCGCAACAAGGGTTTGTTCAAAGGTATGCGCGACCTGACCCGCAGCTATTGGGGGATGCAGTTGGCACACTTTGGCATGGCTGTGTGTGCCTTGGGTGTAGTCCTTACCAGCGTTGGCAACCTTGAGCGTGATATGCGCATGGCGCCGGGCGACCAGGTTGAAGTGGGGGCCTATCAGTTTGTCTTTGAAGGCTCGAAGCATCGTGAAGGGCCTAACTTCAGCGCCGACCGCGGCACTATGCGCGTGCTGGAAGACGGTCAGCAAATCGCTGTATTGCACCCGGAAAAACGTTTCTACACGGTGCAGCAGTCGATGATGACCGAGGCGGCGATTGATGCCGGCTTCACCCGCGACGTGTTCGTGGCCTTGGGTGAGCCGCTGGAAGATGGTGCTTGGGCTGTGCGGGTACACATCAAGCCATTCGTGCGCTGGATTTGGCTGGGCGCGCTGCTGATGGGCCTGGGTGGTCTGCTGGCTGCGATGGATAAGCGCTACCGGGTGAAAGTGCGCACGCGAGTGCGTGATGCACTGAATATGGCGGGAGCAACGGCATGA
- a CDS encoding cytochrome c-type biogenesis protein: protein MIGLRRTFAVLLLGLTLIGVAHAAIDTYEFKTEAERQRYRTLTEELRCPKCQNQNIADSDAPIALDLRAEIYKQIEGGQSDQQIIDYLVARYGNFVLYNPPVTVRTLVLWYGPAGLLIGGFILLGVIVLRKRRQKNERYEGLSSNEQQRLAALLNQAPVDKKD from the coding sequence ATGATCGGATTACGTCGAACTTTCGCAGTGCTGTTGCTAGGTTTGACCCTGATCGGTGTTGCCCATGCAGCCATCGATACCTACGAGTTTAAAACCGAGGCCGAGCGCCAGCGGTATCGCACTCTGACCGAGGAGTTGCGTTGCCCTAAGTGTCAGAACCAGAACATTGCCGATTCTGACGCGCCGATTGCGTTGGATCTGCGCGCCGAGATCTATAAGCAGATCGAAGGCGGGCAGAGCGATCAGCAGATCATTGATTATCTGGTCGCCCGTTACGGCAATTTCGTTTTGTACAACCCGCCGGTAACTGTGCGCACCCTTGTGTTGTGGTACGGCCCTGCTGGCCTGCTAATTGGTGGTTTCATTCTGCTGGGAGTGATTGTGCTGCGTAAGCGTCGACAAAAGAACGAACGCTACGAAGGCCTCTCAAGCAACGAGCAGCAACGTCTGGCTGCCTTACTAAATCAAGCGCCTGTGGATAAGAAAGACTGA
- the ccmB gene encoding heme exporter protein CcmB: protein MRNVFTLLVAREARLLFRRPAELANPLVFFAIVIALFPLAVGPEAQLLQTLSPGLVWVAALLAVLLSLDGLFRSDFEDGSLEQWVLSSHPLALLVLAKVLAHWAFSGLALVILSPVLALMLGLPSHCIPVLLISLLLGTPVLSLLGAVGAALTVGLKRGGLLLALLILPLYIPVLILGSGALQASLQGLPAVGHLLWMACLTALAVTFSPFAIAAGLRISVAE from the coding sequence ATGAGAAACGTATTTACCCTGTTGGTGGCACGTGAAGCCCGCTTGCTGTTTCGCCGCCCGGCTGAGCTGGCGAATCCGCTGGTTTTCTTCGCCATTGTGATTGCCTTGTTCCCCTTGGCCGTCGGGCCCGAAGCTCAATTGTTGCAAACCCTTTCACCGGGACTGGTGTGGGTAGCGGCCTTATTGGCAGTGCTGCTCTCGCTGGACGGGCTTTTCCGCAGTGATTTTGAAGATGGCTCACTTGAACAGTGGGTCCTTTCGTCGCACCCCTTGGCTCTTCTGGTTTTGGCCAAGGTGCTGGCACACTGGGCATTCTCGGGCTTAGCACTGGTCATTTTGTCTCCAGTGTTGGCGCTTATGTTAGGTCTGCCGAGTCACTGCATACCCGTGTTACTGATTTCACTGTTGCTTGGCACCCCGGTGTTGAGCTTGCTGGGTGCGGTCGGGGCAGCATTGACGGTTGGCCTCAAGCGCGGTGGCTTGCTGCTGGCATTATTGATTTTGCCTTTGTATATCCCGGTGCTGATTCTTGGCAGCGGTGCGTTACAGGCCAGCTTGCAGGGTTTGCCAGCAGTAGGGCACTTGTTATGGATGGCGTGTTTGACTGCGTTGGCGGTTACGTTCAGCCCGTTTGCCATTGCCGCGGGTCTGCGCATAAGCGTGGCTGAGTAG
- a CDS encoding EscU/YscU/HrcU family type III secretion system export apparatus switch protein — translation MTKPSTPRQAIALSYDGQQAPTLSAKGDDELAEAILAIAREYEVPIYENAELVRLLARMELGDSIPEELYRCIAEIIAFAWHLKGKCPAGFNAGQSDSLHEV, via the coding sequence ATGACTAAACCAAGCACGCCCCGCCAAGCCATCGCTCTAAGCTATGACGGCCAACAAGCACCGACACTCAGCGCCAAAGGTGACGATGAATTAGCCGAGGCAATTTTAGCCATAGCCCGTGAGTACGAGGTGCCCATTTATGAGAACGCCGAATTAGTCCGCCTACTCGCGCGCATGGAGCTTGGCGACAGCATTCCTGAGGAATTGTACCGTTGCATTGCCGAAATCATAGCCTTCGCCTGGCACCTCAAAGGCAAATGCCCCGCAGGCTTTAACGCAGGCCAGTCGGATTCACTGCATGAGGTTTAA
- the ccmD gene encoding heme exporter protein CcmD — MSFASFSDFIVMGGHGAYVWSAYGITFAVLALNIALPILAKRRYLQNEARRLRRENKS, encoded by the coding sequence ATGAGCTTCGCATCATTCAGTGACTTCATCGTCATGGGTGGCCACGGTGCCTATGTGTGGTCTGCTTACGGCATCACGTTTGCGGTACTTGCCCTCAACATTGCCCTGCCAATTCTCGCCAAACGGCGCTATCTGCAAAACGAGGCGCGTCGGTTGCGCCGGGAGAACAAATCGTGA
- a CDS encoding DsbE family thiol:disulfide interchange protein produces the protein MKRLILLLPLALFLAMAVVLYRGMFLDPSELPSALIDKPFPAFSLPSVEDGKTITLADIKGKPALVNVWATWCISCRVEHPVLNKIAKLGVNIYGINYKDDNADAQKWLKEFHDPYQLNISDAKGSLGVDLGVYGAPETFLVDKDGIIRHKFVGVIDDNVWRDKLAPLYQAMVDEAKP, from the coding sequence ATGAAGCGACTGATTCTGCTGTTACCCTTGGCGCTGTTTCTGGCGATGGCAGTGGTTCTGTATCGGGGCATGTTTCTCGACCCATCGGAGCTGCCTTCGGCGTTGATCGACAAGCCGTTCCCCGCATTTTCACTGCCGTCGGTGGAAGACGGTAAAACCATCACCCTTGCCGATATAAAGGGCAAGCCCGCTCTGGTTAATGTCTGGGCAACCTGGTGCATTTCGTGTCGGGTCGAGCACCCGGTGCTGAATAAAATTGCCAAGTTGGGCGTGAATATCTACGGCATCAACTACAAAGATGACAATGCTGACGCGCAAAAGTGGCTTAAAGAGTTTCACGATCCATATCAGCTCAATATCAGTGATGCCAAAGGCTCGCTGGGGGTTGATCTGGGGGTGTATGGCGCGCCGGAAACGTTCCTGGTCGATAAAGACGGCATCATTCGCCACAAGTTCGTTGGGGTGATTGATGACAATGTCTGGCGCGATAAGCTCGCGCCGCTTTATCAGGCCATGGTCGACGAGGCCAAGCCATGA
- a CDS encoding chemotaxis protein CheW — MNKNSAQGAEDPILQWVTFRLDNESYGINVMQVQEVLRYSEIAPVPGAPSYVLGIINLRGNVVTVIDTRQRFGLAPADITDNTRVVIIEADKQVVGILVDSVAEVVYLRQSEVETAPNVGNDESAKFIQGVCNKNGELLILVELDKMMTEEEWSDLESI, encoded by the coding sequence ATGAATAAAAACTCTGCTCAAGGTGCTGAGGATCCAATCCTGCAATGGGTCACATTCCGCCTGGATAACGAAAGTTACGGCATTAACGTGATGCAGGTGCAGGAAGTGCTGCGTTATTCGGAGATCGCTCCGGTCCCAGGTGCGCCAAGCTACGTCTTAGGTATTATTAACCTGCGTGGCAACGTGGTAACGGTGATCGACACCCGTCAACGCTTTGGCTTGGCTCCCGCAGATATTACCGATAACACCCGCGTGGTGATTATCGAGGCAGACAAGCAAGTTGTCGGTATTCTGGTCGACAGTGTTGCTGAAGTTGTTTACCTGCGTCAGTCTGAGGTCGAGACGGCGCCCAATGTGGGTAATGATGAGTCCGCCAAGTTCATTCAGGGCGTGTGCAACAAGAATGGCGAGTTGCTGATTCTGGTTGAGTTGGACAAGATGATGACTGAAGAAGAGTGGTCGGATCTGGAGTCAATTTGA
- a CDS encoding CheW domain-containing protein: MTGPATTTRPQLALQSYLDSLLQDASLELASSVSLDEFEAAVREEQQRDATPAPQPLLTLAPEPQPVAETVIETPTVQPEPLAPVALLELPEALAPEPPVSIVEPIVDLNSPSSSAPFVPTLAEDGRPQWAQEPFECLLFDVAGLTLAVPLVCLGSIYPLEGHDLTPLFGQPDWFLGILPCQAGNLKVLDTARWVMPDRYRDDFRQGLQFVISVQGYEWGLAVHQVSRSIRLEPNEVKWRSQRSQRPWLAGTVIEHMCALLDVSALAELITSGGAKRLADGHVH, translated from the coding sequence ATGACCGGTCCTGCCACCACTACACGTCCACAACTGGCGCTGCAGTCCTATTTGGACAGCTTGCTTCAGGACGCGTCGCTGGAGTTGGCGAGCAGCGTCAGTCTGGATGAGTTCGAAGCTGCCGTTCGTGAAGAGCAACAGCGTGACGCCACCCCGGCGCCACAGCCGCTGCTGACGTTGGCGCCTGAGCCGCAGCCGGTGGCGGAAACTGTTATTGAAACTCCAACTGTGCAGCCTGAGCCTTTAGCGCCAGTTGCACTGCTTGAGTTGCCAGAAGCATTGGCCCCAGAACCGCCGGTATCGATTGTCGAGCCTATTGTTGACCTGAACAGTCCATCGTCCAGTGCACCGTTTGTACCTACGCTGGCTGAAGATGGGCGTCCGCAGTGGGCTCAGGAGCCCTTCGAATGCCTGCTGTTCGATGTCGCGGGCTTAACCCTGGCAGTGCCGCTGGTGTGTCTTGGCTCTATTTATCCACTCGAAGGCCATGATCTGACGCCACTGTTTGGTCAGCCGGACTGGTTTTTGGGTATTTTGCCTTGTCAGGCTGGCAACCTTAAGGTGCTCGACACAGCACGCTGGGTCATGCCAGATCGTTATCGCGATGACTTCCGCCAAGGCCTGCAATTTGTCATTTCGGTTCAGGGTTACGAGTGGGGGCTGGCCGTGCATCAGGTTAGCCGCTCGATTCGTCTCGAACCGAATGAAGTTAAATGGCGCAGCCAACGCTCGCAGCGGCCATGGTTGGCAGGCACGGTGATTGAACATATGTGTGCCTTGCTCGACGTCTCGGCTTTGGCTGAATTGATTACCAGTGGCGGGGCTAAACGCCTTGCCGATGGGCACGTTCACTAA
- the ccmA gene encoding cytochrome c biogenesis heme-transporting ATPase CcmA: MISPILEAKSLACERDWRMLFEHLELSLVPGELLQVAGPNGSGKTSLLRLLAGLMQPTAGEVHLYGCALDKQRAELTGKLLWIGHAAGIKGLLTPEENLTWLCALHQPVERAQILQALDAVGLRGYEDVPCHTLSAGQQRRVGLARLYLPGPELWILDEPFTALDLAAVAQLEAHLAAHCEKGGLVVMTTHHTLSLKPQGYRVLELGLGSV; the protein is encoded by the coding sequence GTGATCAGCCCAATTCTTGAAGCCAAGTCGCTCGCCTGTGAGCGCGATTGGCGCATGCTTTTTGAGCATCTTGAACTGTCTCTGGTTCCCGGCGAATTACTCCAGGTTGCGGGTCCAAACGGTAGTGGAAAAACCAGTTTGCTGCGACTTTTAGCCGGGCTGATGCAACCCACTGCAGGTGAAGTTCATCTGTATGGCTGTGCATTGGACAAACAGCGCGCCGAGCTTACGGGTAAATTACTCTGGATTGGCCACGCTGCCGGCATCAAGGGCTTACTCACGCCAGAAGAAAATCTCACCTGGCTCTGTGCGCTGCACCAGCCGGTCGAACGCGCACAGATCTTACAGGCGCTGGATGCTGTCGGGCTGCGCGGCTATGAAGATGTGCCTTGTCATACCTTGTCTGCTGGCCAGCAGCGCCGTGTCGGTTTGGCCCGTTTGTATTTGCCGGGCCCCGAGCTATGGATTCTTGATGAACCCTTTACCGCACTTGATCTCGCCGCCGTCGCCCAGCTTGAGGCGCACTTGGCTGCGCATTGCGAGAAGGGCGGGCTTGTGGTCATGACTACGCACCACACTTTGTCGCTTAAGCCACAGGGCTATCGTGTGCTTGAGTTAGGGTTGGGTAGCGTATGA